From Malaclemys terrapin pileata isolate rMalTer1 chromosome 15, rMalTer1.hap1, whole genome shotgun sequence:
caggcttgtagctgggatggaataaactgcaggttcaaatcaagtctctggaatacatcccccgctgggatgggtcgttcagtcctttgttcagagcttccgtttgtagcaaagtccctccagaagtaagaagcaggattgaagaccagatggaggagCTCCAGCTGCCTGTTATAGTCTCTTGCCCTGTGTCTCTGCTTCCTTTGACCCAAAGACAAGCCGCCCAGCACATGGCACCACAGAAAAACCTCAGAGTTTGgtccataggcaggtccctgccttgctgagtcacaaggcgtaTTTGCCGTCTCTCAGTGGGTCAGTTGTGtagtgatggtccttaatgggccatccagCAGGCTAGGCAGCGCtgacaccagcttgtctgggatgtcacccagaagcagagCCTAAGTGTGAAATACACACAGGACAGAGCCGATACTTATAACTTTAATGACACATGCACCCAGccagcataatcataactagcAACCCagaaccttgtcctagacacctaATTTGaacccctttatacaagatttggtgccactacaggacctcaGTTGAAACAATGATTGATCCAGTCCCAGTTACTACAACCACATCCCAGAGCCCATTTAGTCAGTAGTGGAGATGGGGGGCTGCGTTGAGGTGGGGGACTGGGTTGTGGTGGTAGGGGGCAGGgttgtggtggtggtcagggttTCAGGCCTGCAGCATCTGAAGTAGACGTCGTTCAGGGCCGTGTCGTCCCCTTTGCCCTGGGGGGCCTCCACCTTGGTGGCGATGGTGCAGATGCCCTGCGGGCCGCAGGAACGGCTCTGGGGGCCCCACTTGCCCCAGCACCGCCCGTCCCCCCTCAGCTCCGCCCCGCCCGTGCAGACGAACTCGATGTTGTTGGCGGCCGTGTCGTCCTTGAGGCCCTGGCAGGGCTCCACCCGCAGCCGGAACTGGGTCAGTCGCTGCCCTGAGGGACATTTCTTCACTAGACCCCATGAGCCCCACCTGGGAGGAGAGAACGGGTCAGCTGGGTACGGCCCACAGGGGGTGGTGCCTTCCCCCCAACCTCTGCCactctgggctgggagctgctgccctAGTATCCCACCGCTGTCGCCACTAACCCACTGTCAATACTGTGATCCCACTGCTAACACCACTAACCCACTGCCAATACCACGATCCCACTGCTAACACCACTAACCCACTGTCAATACCACGATCCCACTGCTAACACCACTAACCCACTGCCAATACCACGATCCCACTGCTGACACCACTAACCCACTGCCAATACCACGATCCCACTGCTGACACCACTAACCCACTGCCAATACCACGATCCCACTGCTAACACCACTAACCCACTGTCAATACCACGATCCCACTGCTAACACCACTAACCCACTGTCAATACTGTGATCCCTCTGCTGCCACCACTAACCCACTGTCAATACCACGATCCCACTGCTAACACCACTAACCCACTGCCAATACTGTGATCCCACTGCTAACACCACTAACCCACTGTCAATACCACGATCCCTCTGCTGCCACCACTAACCCACTGTCAATACCACGATCCCACTGCTAACACCACTAACCCACTGTCAATACCACGATCCCACTGCTAACACCACTAACCCACTGTCAATACCACGATCCCACTGCTAACACCACTAACCCACTGTCAATACCACGATCCGACCTCTGACCCCAACCCACtgtccagggccagtgcaaggatattttgtgccctaggcaaaacttccaccttgcgccccgccCCTGCACAtcagttcattgaggggcaaatcccaatgagCCTTTATAGATCCCAAGGGCCAgctgtgcccaggggctgctcccagaccaggttcccccatccccacccccaaactcccctggagggtgcacagcccccccgcgagccgtccccaccccaccccagcctggaggtCCCCACCCTGAGTCCACTCACaggctttgccgggcttgggccgctgcagcagctcggcagggaggagccgccttccggaggcaccggagagccggAGTGTCGGCTTGCGGTgacggcgagccccagccatggaggagccggcacggcacaggggggcagcagccctgcaaaggcggcggcaccgctagcggggagcagccgcaccccccgcccctcctgcccaggctacggccgcccccccccccccccggggactcCTAGAGGCTGCAGCGGATGCAGGCCCCCGAtgcgctccccggctccccccgccgcgctcgggctctgcggctcccgggagcgTGAGCCACCACCGCCGCTGCCCCTCCCACAGTAGGCTCAGGGCCCGGCACCCCGGTAGCTCACAAcctgggagccgcagagcccgagcacggtgagaggggagctggggggcccaTGGGGGCCGCCGACCACATGCAGCTGATGCAGCCTGCAGGAGCGCCCGGGGGGGGCGGCCatagcctgggcaggaggggcggggggtgcggctgctccccgctagcagTGCCaccacctttgcagggctgctgcccccctgtgccgcgccggctcctccatggctggggctcgccgctgCCGCAAGCCGACACTccggctctccggtgcctccggaaggcggctcctccctgccgagccagggcaccgcttttttagggttaccatatttcaacaatcaaaaaagaggatgagGGGGAGACAGCCCCACccacatccactccctcctacttcccacccccctcagaacgcccaaccccaccccgctccttgtcccctggctgccccctcctgggacccctgcccctacctgccccctggctgccccaacccttatccacacccccagacagacccccgggactcccacgcgccatccaaccactccccaccccctgacagcccccccgaactcccgacccatccaactctccccccaccccctgacagccccccccaaaactcccgacccatccaactctccccccaccccctgacagcccccccaaaactcccgacccatccaactctccccccaccccctgacagcccccccgaactcccgacccatccaactctccccccatcccctgacagcccccccgaactcccgacccatccaactctccccccaccccctgacagcccccccgaactcccgacccatccaactctccccccaccccctgacagccccccccaaaactcccgacccatccaactctccccccaccccctgacagccccccccaactcccgacccatccaactttccccccaccccctgacagcccccccaaaacacccgacccatccaactttccccccaccccctgacagcccccccaaaactcccgacccatccaactctccccccaccccctgacagcccccccaaaactcccgacccatccaactctccccccaccccctgacagcccccccgaactcccgacccatccaactctccccccaccccctgacagccgctcccaaaactcccgacccatccaactctccccccaccccctgacagccccccccaaaactcccgacccatccaactctccccccaccccctgacagccccccccaaaactcccgacccatccaactctccccccaccccctgacagcccccccgaactcccgacccatccaactctccccccaccccctgacagcccctcccaaaactcccgacccatccaactctccccccaccccctgacagcccccccaaaactcccgacccatccaactctccccccaccccctgacagccccccccaaaactcccgacccatccaactctccccccaccccctgacagcccccccccgaactcccgacccatccaactctccccccaccccctgacagcccccccccgaactcccgacccatccaactctccccccaccccctgacagcccccccccgaactcccgacccatccaactctccccccaccccctgacagcccccccccgaactcccgacccatccaactctccccccaccccctgacagccccccccaaaactcccgacccatccaactctccccccaccccctgacagcccccccgaactcccgacccatccaactctccccccaccccctgacagcccctcccaaaactcccgacccatccaactctccccccaccccctgacagcccccccaaaactcccgacccatccaactctcccccccaccccctgacagccccccccaaaactcccgacccatccaactctccccccaccccctgacagccccccccaaatctcccgacccatccaactctccccccaccccctgacagcccccccccgaactcccgacccatccaactctccccccaccccctgacagccccccccgaactcccgacccatccaactctccccccaccccctgacagccccccccaaaactcccgacccatccaactctccccccaccccctgacagccccccccaaaactcccgacccatccaactctccccccaccccctgacagccccccccaaaactcccgacccatccaactctccccccaccccctgacagccccccccaaaactcccgacccatccaactctccccccaccccctgacagccccccccaaaactcccgacccatccaactctccccccaccccctgacagccccccccaaaactcccgacccatccaactctccccccaccccctgacagccccccccaaaactcccgacccatccaactctccccccaccccctgacagccccccccaaaactcccgacccatccaactctccccccaccccctgacagccccccccaaaactcccgacccatccaactctccccccaccccctgacagccccccccaaaactcccgacccatccaactctccccccaccccctgacagccccccccaaaactcccgacccatccaactctccccccaccccctgacagccccccccaaaactcccgacccatccaactctccccccaccccctgacagccccccccaaaactcccgacccatccaactctccccccaccccctgacagccccccccaaaactcccgacccatccaactctccccccaccccctgacagccccccccaaaactcccgacccatccaactctccctccaccccctgacagcccccctgaactcccgacccatccaactctccccccacccctgacagcccccccaaaactcccgacccatccaactctccTGCCTCCACTAACCCACTGTCAACACCAcgatccctcccctgcctccactaACCCACTGTCAATACCACGATCCCACCGCTCCCTCCACTAACCCACTGTCAATACCACGATCCCACCTCTACCACCACTAAGCCGCTGTCAATACCATGATCCCTCCCCTACCACCACTAACCCACTGTCAATACCGCGATCCCACCTCTACCACCACTAACCCACTGTCAATACCGCGATCCCACCTCTACCACCACTAACCCGCTGTCAATACCACGATCCCTCCCCTACCACCACTAACCCACTGTCAATACCGCGATCCCTCCCCTACCACCACTAACCCACTGTCAATACCACGATCCCTCCCCTGCCACCACTAACCCACTGTCAATACCGCGATCCCACCTCTACCACCACTAACCCGCTGTCAATACCACGATCCCTCCCCTGCCACCACTAACCCGCTGTCAATACCGCGATCCCTCCCCTGCCACCACTAACCCACTGTCAATACCGTGATCCCTCCCCTGCCACCACTAACCCACTGTCAATACCACAATCCCACTGCTACCACCACTAACCCACTTCTGACACCGACGTCCCACCGTCAATGCCaccctcccatctctgccactgctaACCCCCGCCCAACCCCAGTTCTGTTGGTGACACCTCTATTCCACTAGTGCGCACGGAGCCCGGTGCCCCCTCTGCCAGGTGCCCGCACCCTCCGTTGGGCCCCTCCCCACGGTACTCACGGCCCCACGTTGGACTGGATGGTGCTGCCgtcggagcagagcagccggatCCCGTTCAGTGCCGTGTCGTCCCCAGCGAGCTGGGGCAGCTCCACCTGCAACGGGGCATTGGGGGGAACAAGCCTGGGCATTAGAGACTGGTTCCCCATCAaggagatggggggcagagggccgTGGGGAGTGGGAAATTGAgcagaggggctcagggctgtgggtagGGGGATCCGAGttgggaaggagggcaggggcagggaaagctgggctgaggaaggggcaggggatctggggaggtggaagggggcagggagtggggcaggggggagccgggctggggaagggggcaggggatctggggagggtgaagggggcaggggatgtggggagggcaggggggagccgggctggcgAGTGTGAATCTTTACCTTCAGGGAGAACCCAACGGCGAAGCTGTTGCCGGGGCAGGACTGTTCCTCACCCCACGTGCCCCATATCCCCCCATTGCTAACGTCGATCTTGGTCTGGCCCCATGCGCCCCACAGGCAGCAGCCGAGCAGAAGGCCGACCGTGGCGTGCAGGGAGCTGTCCATGGCTGGGTAGGCGAGCGGAGGGAGCCAGCAGCAGATGTGCAGCtcctggcacggggcaggggtgTTTTATACCCAGGggtgtgggctgggctgggttccAGCCTGTGTGAGCAGTGCAAAGGGGTCGGTCTTGCCTTCTCTCAGCATGGGGTCAGGCCTGTAATTACGTTAATCCTGCCCCTGACTATCCCAGGGCGCGTGATGCAAGGTTCCTACCGCCACCCACCTAGGGTTCTGCCGCCTCATCGCCCCAAATCTCCCAGAGCAAACACGTAATGTGACAACACCTCTGGCCTCACGCCAAACAATTCAACCATCCCCGCTGACACCGGGTGCCTTTATGGGGCCAGCATCCCACTGTTACCACTTTTGATGTCATATCCCAACGCTCACACCACTATGCTGTTACGGTGCCAGGATCCCACCGCTGACTCTACTGTTACCACTTTGGACATAGTATCCCACCGCTAACACCACTATGCCGTTACGACACCAGGATCCCACTGTT
This genomic window contains:
- the LOC128823495 gene encoding vitelline membrane outer layer protein 1-like produces the protein MDSSLHATVGLLLGCCLWGAWGQTKIDVSNGGIWGTWGEEQSCPGNSFAVGFSLKVELPQLAGDDTALNGIRLLCSDGSTIQSNVGPWGSWGLVKKCPSGQRLTQFRLRVEPCQGLKDDTAANNIEFVCTGGAELRGDGRCWGKWGPQSRSCGPQGICTIATKVEAPQGKGDDTALNDVYFRCCRPETLTTTTTLPPTTTTQSPTSTQPPISTTD